Proteins co-encoded in one Aptenodytes patagonicus chromosome 14, bAptPat1.pri.cur, whole genome shotgun sequence genomic window:
- the LOC143167001 gene encoding waprin-Enh1-like, producing the protein MGPDQLPTPILPRGLNVIIPQLDTLATSQGHGSMKVVATLLLVGMLILWTELPTGSAWSCPRVHIVCAMLNPPNHCYTDRQCPRYKKCCPTFCGRRCISRPPSLPVFHA; encoded by the exons atgggcccagaccaactccCCACCCCCATCCTCCCCAGGGGTTTAAATGTCATCATCCCCCAGCTCGACACACTCGCAACCTCTCAGGGACACGGCAGCATGAAGGTGGTGGCCACCCTTCTTCTGGTGGGGATGCTCATCCTCTGGACAGAGCTGCCAACAG GCAGCGCCTGGTCCTGCCCCCGCGTCCACATCGTCTGCGCGATGCTCAACCCGCCGAACCACTGCTACACCGACCGGCAGTGTCCGCGGTACAAGAAGTGCTGCCCAACCTTCTGTGGGAGGAGATGCATCTCGCGCCCACCTTCCCTCCCTGTGTTCCACG cGTGA
- the MATN4 gene encoding matrilin-4, with protein MMKLLSVAPLLLLLLMMLEARPKPAALKCRTGPLDIVFVIDSSRSVRPFEFETMRQFMMDIIGSLDVGPNATRVGVIQYSSQVQNIFSLKTFFTQADMEKAINSIVPLAQGTMTGLAIQYAMNVAFTTQEGARPLHKKIPRIAIIVTDGRPQDRVTEVATQARNAGIEIYAVGIQRADMNSLRAMASPPLEEHVFLVESFELIQQFGKQFQDKLCGVDTCMEQEHGCQHSCVSTPGSFYCECNPGYRLNVDRKTCSPVDACADGIHGCQHQCISTRGSYSCRCRAGYYLNEDKRSCTMIDYCSFGNHSCQHECVSIPNGHYCRCRSGFTLQPDSRSCRATDLCNGVDHGCEFKCVSTEGSYRCVCPEGQQLQADGKACSKCGAGHVDLVMVIDGSKSVRPQNFELVKQFVNRIVDLLEVSPHGTRVGLVQYSSRVRTEFPLNKYHSADEIKKAVMEVEYMEKGTMTGLALKHMVEHSFSELEGARPLSHSVPRIGLVFTDGRSQDDISEWARRAKESGIIMFAVGVGKAVEEELKAIASEPVEQHFSYSADFTTMTHLVENFKLNICPEEGKGEMEIRSPCECEALVQFQTNTVAILQSLTEKIAQMTARLEDLEKQIANKK; from the exons ATGATGAAGCTCCTGTCTGTtgcccctctcctcctgcttctcctgatGATGCTGGAAGCCAGACCAAAACCTGCAG CCCTGAAGTGCAGGACGGGTCCCCTGGACATCGTGTTTGTGATCGACAGCTCCCGCAGTGTGCGCCCCTTCGAGTTCGAGACCATGCGGCAGTTCATGATGGACATCATCGGCAGCCTGGACGTGGGCCCCAATGCCACGCGGGTGGGGGTGATCCAGTACTCCAGCCAGGTCCAGAACATCTTCTCCCTCAAGACCTTCTTCACACAGGCAGACATGGAGAAGGCCATTAACAGCATCGTCCCGCTGGCCCAGGGCACCATGACAGGGCTGGCCATCCAGTACGCCATGAACGTGGCCTTCACCACGCAGGAGGGCGCGCGCCCTCTGCACAAGAAGATCCCCCGCATCGCCATCATTGTGACGGACGGACGGCCCCAGGACCGCGTCACCGAGGTGGCCACCCAGGCCCGGAATGCTGGCATCGAAATCTATGCCGTGGGCATCCAGCGGGCAGACATGAACTCGCTGCGGGCCATGGCCTCACCACCGCTGGAGGAGCACGTCTTCCTGGTGGAGTCCTTCGAGCTCATCCAGCAGTTTGGGAAGCAGTTCCAGGACAAGCTCTGTG GGGTAGACACGTGCATGGAGCAGGAGCAcggctgccagcacagctgcgTCAGCACCCCTGGCTCCTTCTACTGTGAATGCAACCCGGGCTACAGGCTCAACGTGGACAGAAAGACCTGTTCCC CCGTCGATGCCTGTGCAGACGGGATACATGGCTGTCAGCACCAGTGCATCAGCACTCGTGGGTCGTACTCGTGCCGCTGCCGTGCGGGTTACTACCTCAACGAGGACAAGAGGAGCTGCACTA TGATTGATTACTGCAGCTTCGGAAACCACAGCTGCCAGCATGAGTGCGTGAGCATCCCCAACGGGCACTACTGCCGCTGCCGCAGCGGGTTCACACTGCAGCCCGACAGCAGGTCCTGCAGGG CCACTGACCTCTGCAACGGGGTGGATCACGGCTGCGAGTTCAAGTGCGTGAGCACTGAGGGCTCCTACCGCTGCGTGTGCCCCGAGGGCCAGCAGCTCCAGGCTGACGGCAAGGCGTGCAGCA AGTGTGGGGCCGGGCATGTCGACCTGGTGATGGTGATCGACGGCTCCAAGAGCGTCCGGCCCCAAAACTTCGAGCTGGTGAAGCAGTTTGTGAACCGCATCGTGGACCTGCTGGAGGTGTCCCCTCACGGCACGCGCGTGGGGCTGGTGCAGTACTCCAGCCGCGTCCGCACTGAGTTCCCCCTCAACAAATACCACAGTGCAGATGAGATCAAGAAGGCAGTGATGGAGGTGGAGTACATGGAGAAAGGCACCATGACGGGCCTCGCCCTCAAGCACATGGTGGAGCACAGCTTCTCCGAGCTGGAAGGTGCCAGGCCTCTCTCCCACAGCGTGCCCAGAATCGGGCTCGTCTTCACAGATGGGCGCTCCCAGGATGACATCTCCGAATGGGCCAGGAGAGCAAAAGAGTCAG GGATCATCATGTTCGCTGTGGGTGTCGGCAAGGCTGTGGAAGAGGAGCTGAAAGCGATCGCCTCCGAGCCAGTGGAGCAGCACTTCTCCTACTCGGCAGACTTCACCACCATGACCCACCTCGTGGAGAACTTCAAGCTGAACATCTGCCCAG AGGAGGGCAAAGGGGAGATGGAGATCCGCAGCCCATGCGAGTGCGAGGCACTGGTGCAGTTCCAGACGAACACCGTGGCCATCCTGCAGAGCCTGACCGAGAAAA TTGCTCAGATGACGGCCAGACTCGAAGACTTGGAAAAGCAGATTGCCAACAAGAAGTGA